The Quercus robur chromosome 7, dhQueRobu3.1, whole genome shotgun sequence genome has a segment encoding these proteins:
- the LOC126693336 gene encoding uncharacterized protein LOC126693336, with protein sequence MAALALEEWGDLEGKVVMVTGASSGLGLGFCLDLAKAGCKIIAAARRVDRLQSLCHQINHLSSSSSSSSPRAVAVELDLTADGPTIEKSVQKAWDVFGHIHALVNNAGFRGTIRSPLELSEEEWNKVIKTNLTGTWLVSKYIGIRMRDAEQGGSIINISSIAALDRGQSPGGVAYGSSKAGLNTLTKIMALELGVYKIRVNSISPGIFKSEITQGLMQRDWLPKVVRKTVPLREMGTADPALTSLIRYLIHDSSEYASGNLFIVDAGATLPGVPIYSSL encoded by the exons ATGGCAGCATTGGCGTTGGAGGAATGGGGAGACCTAGAGGGAAAAGTGGTGATGGTGACTGGAGCTTCCTCAGGCCTTGGTCTTGGCTTCTGTCTTGACCTCGCTAAAGCTGGCTGCAAGATCATTGCCGCTGCTCGACGTGTCGATCGACTCCAATCACTCTGTCATCAAATCAATcacctctcttcttcttcttcttcaagctCCCCAAGAGCTGTGGCTGTGGAGCTCGACCTCACTGCCGATGGACCCACCATCGAGAAGTCTGTACAGAAGGCTTGGGATGTGTTTGGCCATATCCACGCCCTGGTCAATAATGCCGGATTTCGAG GTACTATAAGATCTCCATTAGAATTGTCTGAGGAGGAGTGGAATAAGGTTatcaaaacaaatttaacagGAACCTGGTTGGTGTCAAAATACATCGGCATACGCATGCGCGATGCAGAGCAAGGAGGATCAATCATAAACATATCTTCTATTGCTGCTCTCGACCGTGGGCAATCGCCTGGAGGTGTGGCCTATGGTTCTTCAAAGGCAGGCCTAAACACCTTGACAAAG ATCATGGCCCTGGAATTGGGTGTATACAAAATTAGAGTGAATTCTATATCACCTGGCATTTTCAAATCTGAAATTACTCAAGGTCTTATGCAAAGAGATTGGCTGCCTAAAGTGGTAAGGAAAACCGTCCCTTTAAGAGAAATGGGCACCGCAGATCCAGCATTGACATCACTTATTCGATACTTAATACATGACTCTTCTGAATATGCTTCGGGCAACCTGTTCATTGTTGATGCTGGTGCCACCTTACCAGGTGTCCCTATTTACTCTTCCCTTTGA